Proteins co-encoded in one Caldisericia bacterium genomic window:
- a CDS encoding class II aldolase/adducin family protein, protein MNYKKEREEFMRVVNKILEYRLTVGTWGNLSMKVEDDKFLITPSAMEYEDMKGEDLVVMDLEGNIISGKKPSTEKFLHMEIYKSRKDVRGILHIHAVYSGVFSVVGIPIPPLTEDMAQGIGGEVEVTDYVPPGTKELALEVVSRLKDKQAVIIRNHGLVTVGDTLKEAFKVATLVERGAEIFILSHLIGEPKILSHEEVKKLREFYKNRYIKRR, encoded by the coding sequence ATGAACTACAAAAAGGAAAGAGAAGAATTTATGAGAGTTGTGAATAAAATTTTAGAATACAGATTGACAGTTGGGACATGGGGAAATTTGAGTATGAAAGTGGAGGATGATAAATTTCTGATAACACCCTCTGCAATGGAATATGAGGATATGAAAGGAGAAGATCTTGTTGTTATGGATCTTGAAGGAAACATAATTTCTGGTAAGAAACCCTCCACTGAGAAATTTTTACATATGGAGATATATAAAAGTAGAAAGGATGTGCGTGGTATTCTTCATATTCATGCCGTGTATTCAGGTGTATTCTCTGTAGTTGGAATCCCAATTCCTCCTTTAACAGAGGACATGGCACAAGGAATAGGTGGAGAAGTGGAGGTTACAGATTATGTTCCACCTGGAACTAAGGAACTTGCCCTTGAGGTTGTAAGTCGCCTTAAAGACAAACAAGCTGTTATAATAAGAAATCATGGACTTGTAACCGTTGGAGATACGCTAAAAGAAGCTTTTAAGGTTGCAACACTTGTTGAGAGGGGAGCAGAAATTTTTATTCTCTCTCACTTAATTGGAGAACCAAAGATTTTATCCCATGAAGAAGTTAAAAAATTAAGAGAATTCTATAAGAATAGATATATTAAAAGAAGATGA
- a CDS encoding cation:proton antiporter, with amino-acid sequence MDVVLNSGIIILAGVLAAWLLSKLKLPKVLSYIVVGAFLGRSVANIVSPSIVRWEEIISVVALGFIAFLIGDTFRWKNIVEIGTRGIIVSLLESTLTAVIVGGGFLILTTTGILYVKHPVPISLLLGACAAATAPAATFMVVREYRAKGTLTNYLLMAVTFDDAVGIILFDISVVIVRVLLKGGGLSIGEAVFAPIKEITLSLVIGAAMGFLLTFLERFTKTKENSLILAISFVLITGGLSRQFHLSPLLSNMALGAIFANFSINAGNIFSEVENWISPILLFFFVLSGSDLDVSLLPKLGLMGIGYVVLRSLGKIFGSRIGAFFAGAPKKVQKYLGFAMLPQAGVAIGFAVFIKNLFPELSYITTIVLSTVVLFEIIGPLGAKYAIFGAGEVKTHQQVAKEHA; translated from the coding sequence ATGGATGTAGTACTTAACTCGGGTATTATAATTCTTGCAGGAGTTCTTGCTGCATGGCTTCTTAGTAAATTAAAACTTCCAAAGGTTTTAAGCTATATAGTTGTTGGTGCGTTTCTTGGTAGAAGTGTGGCAAACATCGTTTCCCCTTCCATAGTGAGATGGGAGGAGATAATTAGTGTTGTTGCTTTAGGATTTATAGCGTTTCTGATTGGTGATACATTCAGGTGGAAAAACATAGTTGAGATAGGAACAAGAGGTATAATTGTATCTCTACTTGAATCAACACTTACAGCGGTAATAGTCGGAGGAGGCTTTCTAATCCTTACAACCACTGGGATTTTATATGTAAAGCATCCAGTCCCAATTTCTCTTCTTCTTGGCGCATGTGCTGCAGCGACAGCTCCTGCAGCCACATTTATGGTGGTAAGAGAGTATAGGGCAAAAGGAACTTTAACAAACTATCTTCTCATGGCAGTTACCTTTGATGATGCTGTTGGAATTATCCTCTTTGATATATCAGTTGTTATTGTGAGAGTTCTTCTAAAGGGTGGAGGATTAAGTATCGGAGAGGCAGTTTTTGCTCCTATTAAAGAGATAACACTTTCCCTTGTCATAGGTGCAGCAATGGGATTTCTACTCACATTTTTAGAAAGGTTTACGAAAACTAAAGAGAATTCCCTTATCCTTGCAATTTCCTTTGTCCTTATAACTGGTGGACTTTCAAGACAGTTCCATCTTTCCCCCCTTCTATCAAATATGGCTCTTGGCGCTATCTTCGCAAACTTTAGTATCAACGCAGGGAATATTTTTAGTGAGGTAGAAAACTGGATTTCCCCCATCCTTCTCTTCTTCTTTGTTCTTTCAGGTTCAGATCTTGATGTAAGCCTTCTTCCAAAGCTTGGGCTTATGGGAATTGGATATGTTGTCTTGAGGAGTTTAGGTAAAATATTTGGCTCAAGGATAGGAGCATTCTTTGCAGGTGCACCAAAGAAGGTTCAGAAGTATCTTGGTTTTGCAATGCTTCCTCAGGCAGGAGTTGCCATTGGTTTTGCCGTATTTATAAAGAATCTCTTTCCAGAACTTTCATATATAACAACAATAGTCCTTTCAACTGTTGTTCTCTTTGAAATAATAGGACCACTTGGTGCGAAGTATGCCATATTTGGTGCAGGAGAAGTTAAGACACATCAGCAGGTTGCAAAGGAGCATGCATAG
- a CDS encoding YIP1 family protein, translated as MDILFLFVNPKKFFEERKEKNYLWFIVPIYIVLFILLYFSARNLFGSSREVNIGILIQIIFNLVFFLFLSLFIKVFIKIFGVERKLFKSIEDGLLISLPSFTLFVILFYFLQHKFLSLSYPLIYFFTFQKYATTLSKILFFFYFPPRALLFVYTLIGIRYMYNLNWKKSLLLSIIIYSIFFLTYIL; from the coding sequence GTGGATATACTGTTTCTCTTCGTTAATCCGAAAAAGTTCTTTGAGGAGAGAAAAGAAAAAAATTACCTTTGGTTTATAGTTCCTATTTACATAGTTCTTTTTATTTTACTCTACTTTTCTGCAAGAAATCTCTTTGGTTCCTCTCGGGAAGTAAACATTGGTATTCTCATACAGATAATATTTAACCTTGTATTTTTCTTATTCCTCTCTCTTTTTATTAAGGTCTTTATAAAAATCTTTGGCGTTGAAAGAAAACTATTTAAATCCATAGAGGATGGATTATTAATCTCTCTTCCATCATTTACTCTCTTTGTTATCCTGTTTTATTTTCTTCAGCATAAGTTTCTCTCCCTCTCCTATCCTTTAATCTACTTCTTCACATTTCAGAAGTATGCAACTACCCTATCAAAGATACTTTTCTTCTTTTATTTCCCTCCAAGAGCCCTTCTCTTTGTATATACATTAATTGGAATTAGGTATATGTACAATCTAAACTGGAAAAAATCCCTTCTTCTTAGTATTATCATATATTCTATATTCTTTTTAACCTATATTCTGTGA
- the groL gene encoding chaperonin GroEL (60 kDa chaperone family; promotes refolding of misfolded polypeptides especially under stressful conditions; forms two stacked rings of heptamers to form a barrel-shaped 14mer; ends can be capped by GroES; misfolded proteins enter the barrel where they are refolded when GroES binds), which translates to MAAKNIIFDEDARKKLLDGVDKVADTVKVTLGPTARHVVLERKFGSPVVSDDGVSIAKEIELKDPFENLGAQLLKEVASKTNDVAGDGTTTATVLAQSMVHQGLKLVSAGANPVMLKKGMDEAVNKVVDYIKSTAKKVDDKKTIAEVATVSSKDERIGEAIANAMEKVGKDGVITVEEWQGLDIKVEVVEGMQFDRGYISPYFITDAERMEVELKEPYIVITDKKISSIQEFLPLLEKIVQTGKPFLVIAEDVEGEALATLVVNKVRGTFQCCAVKAPGFGDRRKEMLRDIAILTGGQVISQDLGIKFENVTLDMLGRADKVKVDKENTTIVGGKGDKKDIEARIAQIKKQIEETKSDYDREKLQERLAKLSGGVAIIRVGAATETEMKERKHRVEDAVSATKAAVEEGVVPGGGVVYVNAQKVLDSVKNDNTDYMAGVNIVRKALEEPMRLIADNAGEKGVMIVEKIKEAEDGVGFNAMTHKIEDLTKAGIIDPAKVTRSALQNAESIASLLLTTEAAVAEIPEKEKPQTPPMPPEY; encoded by the coding sequence ATGGCAGCAAAAAACATAATTTTTGATGAAGATGCAAGAAAGAAACTCCTTGATGGTGTTGATAAAGTTGCAGATACAGTTAAAGTAACTCTCGGACCAACAGCAAGACATGTTGTCCTTGAGAGGAAATTTGGTTCTCCTGTAGTTTCAGATGATGGTGTATCCATTGCCAAAGAGATTGAGCTTAAGGACCCGTTTGAGAATCTTGGTGCACAACTCTTGAAGGAGGTTGCATCAAAAACCAACGATGTTGCCGGAGATGGAACAACTACTGCGACAGTTCTTGCCCAATCAATGGTTCATCAGGGACTTAAGCTTGTATCTGCTGGTGCAAATCCTGTAATGCTTAAGAAGGGAATGGATGAGGCGGTAAATAAAGTTGTAGATTATATAAAGAGCACAGCAAAGAAGGTTGATGACAAGAAAACAATTGCAGAGGTAGCAACAGTCTCTTCAAAGGATGAGAGAATAGGAGAGGCTATAGCCAATGCAATGGAGAAGGTTGGAAAAGATGGAGTTATCACAGTAGAAGAGTGGCAGGGATTAGACATAAAGGTGGAGGTTGTTGAGGGAATGCAGTTTGATAGAGGATATATCTCTCCATACTTTATAACAGATGCTGAGAGAATGGAAGTGGAGCTCAAGGAGCCATACATAGTTATTACAGATAAAAAGATCTCGTCTATTCAGGAATTCCTTCCATTACTTGAAAAGATTGTTCAGACAGGAAAACCATTCCTTGTAATTGCAGAGGATGTTGAGGGTGAAGCACTTGCAACCCTTGTTGTAAACAAGGTAAGGGGAACATTCCAGTGTTGTGCAGTTAAGGCACCAGGTTTTGGTGATAGAAGAAAAGAGATGCTCAGAGACATTGCCATATTAACTGGTGGTCAGGTTATCTCTCAGGATCTTGGTATAAAGTTTGAAAATGTTACCCTTGATATGCTTGGAAGGGCAGACAAGGTGAAGGTTGACAAAGAGAATACAACCATTGTTGGAGGAAAGGGAGATAAGAAAGACATTGAAGCAAGAATTGCTCAGATAAAGAAGCAGATCGAGGAGACAAAATCAGATTATGATAGAGAAAAACTTCAGGAGAGACTTGCAAAACTCTCAGGTGGTGTTGCCATAATAAGGGTTGGAGCAGCAACAGAGACAGAGATGAAGGAGAGGAAACATAGAGTTGAGGATGCTGTTTCTGCTACAAAGGCAGCTGTAGAGGAAGGAGTTGTTCCTGGTGGTGGAGTAGTTTATGTAAATGCTCAAAAGGTTCTTGATTCCGTAAAGAATGATAACACAGACTACATGGCAGGAGTGAACATTGTGAGGAAAGCTCTTGAGGAGCCAATGAGACTCATTGCAGATAATGCAGGAGAGAAGGGTGTAATGATAGTAGAGAAGATCAAAGAGGCAGAGGATGGAGTTGGATTTAATGCCATGACTCATAAGATAGAGGATCTTACTAAAGCAGGAATTATTGATCCTGCAAAGGTTACAAGGTCTGCTCTCCAGAATGCGGAATCAATTGCATCTCTCCTTCTAACAACTGAGGCAGCAGTTGCTGAAATTCCAGAGAAGGAGAAACCTCAAACTCCACCAATGCCCCCAGAGTATTAA
- the groES gene encoding co-chaperone GroES, giving the protein MKLKPIGDKIVVEPEKEEEVTKSGIVLPDTAKEKPQKGKVIAVGPGKVLDNGERSPMEVKEGDTVIYSKYAGTEVKIDDKEYLILSQRDILAIVE; this is encoded by the coding sequence ATGAAGCTTAAACCAATTGGTGACAAGATTGTTGTTGAACCCGAGAAGGAAGAGGAAGTTACAAAATCTGGCATTGTTTTACCTGATACTGCCAAGGAAAAACCTCAGAAGGGAAAAGTCATAGCTGTTGGACCAGGCAAGGTTCTTGATAATGGTGAGAGAAGCCCAATGGAGGTCAAAGAGGGGGACACGGTAATTTATTCAAAATATGCTGGAACTGAGGTAAAGATTGATGATAAAGAGTATCTAATTCTCTCTCAGAGGGATATTTTAGCCATTGTTGAATAA